CGGCCATTTCCAGCGCGGTGGAGCCGAGCAGGTTCGGGTCCTGGGCGGCGGTGCCCTTGAACATGGAGGTTCCCTTGCCCATTTCAGCCACGGCCTCGGGGGAGCCGTCCACGCCGGTGATGATCAGGTCCGTTTTGCCGGCCTGCTGGGCGGCCAGGTTGGCGCCCAGCGCGGTGGGGTCATTGACGCCGAAGATGCCCGCGATGTTCGGGGACGCGGTGAGCATATCGGTGGTCAGGGTCAGGGCCTTCTCGCGGCCGTTGTCACCGTTCTGCTGTCCGACCACCTTGACGTCCGGCGCGGCGGCCAGGGCTTCCTCGCAGCCGGTGACGCGGTCCTGGATGGAGGTGGTGGGGGTGCCGTCCACAATCAGGATTTCGCCCTTGCCGCCGATCTGCTCGATCAGGCTTTCGCAGGCCAGCCGGCCTGCCTGCACGTTGTCCGTGGTGACGGTGGCTTCAGCGTTCTTGGCTCCCACGTCCACGGCGACGACGGTGATGCCGGCGTCGCGGGCACGCTGGACGGCGGGCCCAACGCCCTCGGAATCCACCGCGTTGATCAGCAGTACATCGATACCCTGCTGGATGAAGGCATCGATCTGGTCATTCTGCGCGGCAAGGTCCTGGCGCCCGTCCTGTGCGGAGAAGGTTGCGCCCAGATCCTTGGCGGCTGCCTCCACGCCGTTCTTCATCGAGTTGAAGAACGGATTGCCCAGGTCCTGAACCATCAGGCCCACTGCCTTGACCTCGGTGCTCTGCTCGCCGCCGGCCGAGGCGTTCATGTCCTCGGTGCAGGCGGAGAGGGAGAGGGCGCTCAGTGCCAAGGCTCCGAGCAGTGCGGCGCTCTTGAGTGCCTTCATGTAGATACTCCTTTGTAGTCTCTTCTGACGCGTCCGGACGGCGGGCGTAATCCGGCTCCGCAGCGTCCGCTTCTTCGCGGAGACCAGGGCCGAGGGAGTGACGCACGACATTCGGACAACGTTGTCCCGTCATGTTATACATGTGAGACAACGTTGTCTAAACCACACACTTCAGCAACAGCCACGTCACGCAACAAGGGGGTCACATGAACGCCGACAGCCATCACCAGGGGCGCCGACCCACTATGACGGACGTGGCGCAGCGCGCCGGAGTCAGCCTGAAAACCGTGTCCCGGGTGGTCAACGGCGTGCAGAGCGTGGATGCACAGATGGCCAGCCGCGTGCAGGAGGCCGCCGAGGAGCTGGGCTACCGGCCCAATTTCGCTGCAGCGGTGCTGCGCTCGGGCTCCAGTACCGCCACCATCGGGCTGCTCATCAAGGACCTGCGCAACGAGTTTTACGCCACCATCGCCGCAGCGGTGGCTGACGTTGCCCGGGCCAACGGCTTTCAGCTGATCACCTCCTACTCCGGAGAAAACGCCGACGACGAGCTCGAGGCGGTGCAGGACCTGTGCCGCCGCCGGGTGGACGGGCTGCTGATTGTGCCCACCTCCGGAGACCACGCCGGCCTGCAAAAGGAAATGGACCTGGGCACGCCCATGGTCTTCCTGGACCGCCGCCCCGAAGGGCTGGACGCGGACGCGGTGGTGCTGGACAACTTTGCCGGCGCCCGCGCCGGCGCCGGGCTGCTCCTGGACGAGGGGCACACCCGGATCGGGATCCTGATCGACACCCTGAAGATGCCCACCATGGGCCAACGGCTCGACGGCGTCCGCCAGGCCTATGCGGACCGCGGACTGCCCTTCGACGAGTCCCAGGTGGTCCACAACGTGGCCACACCGGAAAAGGCCGCGCGGCGGATGGACGCCATCCTGGCGGAGGAACAGCCGCCCACCGCCTTCTTCTGCGGCAACAACCGCTCGGGGGTGGGAGCACTGCGCGCGCTCTGGGCCCACCGCCGCGCCGAACCCCTGGTCTGCTTTGACGACTTCCACCTCTCCGACCTCATGCCGCGGCCGCTGACGGTGATCAGCTACGACAACTACGCCCTGGGCGCGCTGGGAGCCGAACTGCTCTTCCGCCGGATCCGCGGCGAGGACTTTGACCCTGAAACCGTAGTGCTCCCCACGCAGCTGAGCCGCCGCGGCACCAGCACCGACTGTCCGCCTGACCCGGGCACCGCAAGCCAGCCAACCGAAGGAATCCAGTGACTGCCCCGATCTTTCTGCCCAGCAACCAGCCCGCGGACAGGTTCTACCGCGGCGGCGAAAAAATCCGTGCCTTCCGCGGCACCGCCGCATCCGGTGAACGGGTTCCCGAGGACTGGGTAGGGTCCACCACCACCCTCTTCGGCGAACCCGTGCTGGGCCTGAGCGAAGTTTCGACGGGCCGGCTGCTCCGGGACGAAATCAGTGCCGACCCCGCCTCCTGGCTGGGCCCGGAGCACCTGGCCCGCTACGGCGCGGACACCATGGTGCTGGTCAAACTGCTCGACGCCGGGCAGCGGCTGCCGGTGCACCTGCACCCCGAGCAGGATTTCGCCGCCGAACACCTGGGCCGCAGGCACGGCAAGGCCGAAGCCTGGTACATCCTGGAGGGCGGCTCGGTGCACCTGGGCTTCAACCGGGCGGTCAGCGCGGAGGAACTGCGCAGCTGGGTGGACTGCCAGGAGGTGGAAGCCATGCTGGCCGCCATGCACCGCGTGGACGTCCGCCCCGGTGACAGCGTGTACGTGCCGCCGGGCTGCCCGCACGCGATCGGCAGCGGGATTTTCCTCGTGGAGGTCCAGGAGCCGGAGGACCTCTCCATCCTGCTGGAGTGGAAGGACTTCGCGATCGAGGGCACCACCCAGGGCCATCTGGGCCTGGGCTTCGACACGGCACTGCAGGCTACGGACACTCGCGCGCTCAGTACGGCGGACCTCGACGCGCTGGTGGTGCGCGGCGGCACCGGCGACTCCACCCTGGCGGCCGCCGCCGGTCCATATTTCCGGGCCGAGCGCACCGACGTCGCCGGCACTGCCGTCCTGGACCCCGGGTTCAGCGTCCTGGTGGTGCTGGACGGCGCCGGAACCCTGACCACGGCTGACGGCGCCTGGCCGCTTGCCGCCGGCGACACCGTACTGCTGCCGTTTTCCGCCGGCGAACTGCAGGTGGCGGGCACCCTGTCGCTGATGCGCTGCCGGCCGCCGCGGGCCTGAACTGCACCTGCCCGCTTTTCGCCGTCATCCTTCCGCTTTCCCTGAAAGGTCCAAGCCATGCCCCTGGTCGCCGGAGTGGACAGCTCCACGCAGTCCTGCAAAATTGTCATCCGTGACGCCGAAAGCGGAGCCGTGCTGCGCCGAGGCACCGCCCGGCATGCCCCCGGCACCGAAGTGGATCCGGAGTCCTGGTGGACCGCGCTGCAGGCAGTCGTCACTGCGGCCGGCGGCATCGAGGACGTGGCCGCCATTGCCGTATCCGGCCAGCAGCACGGCATGGTGTGCCTGGATGCGGACGGCGCCGTGGTCCGCCCGGCCCTGCTCTGGAATGACGTCCGCTCCGCCGCCGCGGCCCGGGCCATGATCGACGACGCCGCAGCCTCCGGTGGGCTGGACGGCGCGGAGTACTGGGCCCGGGCCACCGGGACCGTGCCGGTGGCGTCCATTACTGCCGCCAAGCTGCGCTGGCTGGCGGAGAACGAGCCCGAAAATGCGGCCCGCACCGCCGCCGTCTGCCTGCCCCATGACTGGTTGAGCTGGCGGCTGGCCGGCTACGGCCCGGGCTCCGGCGCCGCCGGTCTTGCCGCTTTGTGCACCGACCGCTCCGATGCATCCGGCACCGGTTACTGGTCTCCGGCCACCGGGAAGTACCTGCCGGAAGTGCTGGAGCAAACCCTCGGCCACGTTCCGGTGCTGCCCCGGGTGCTGGGACCGCTGGAAGCGGAACTGCGCACGCCGGCCGGGCAGCTGATCGGTGCCGGCAGCGGGGACAACGCCGGTGCTGCGCTGGGCGTGGGCGCGGAAGTGGGCGACGTCGTCGTCTCCGTAGGCACCTCCGGAACGGTTTTTGCGGTATCAGCCGCACCGACGTCGGATCCCACCGGCCTGGTTGCGGGCTTCGCCGACGCCACCGGCCACTACCTGCCGCTGGTGTGCACCCTGAACGGATCCCGGGTGCTGGACGCCACTGCGGCCCTGCTGAACGTGGACCTGCCTGCGCTGACTGAACTGGCGCAGGCCGCCGGCGACGGAGCCGGCGGCCTGACCATGGTGCCCTACTTCGAGGGTGAACGCACACCCAATCTGCCCGACGCCACCGGATCCCTGCACGGCATGACGCTGCAGAACTTCACCCCGGAAAACCTGGCCCGCGCGGCCGTGGAAGCCATCGCCTGCTCGCTGGCTGACGGTCTGGCCGCCCTGACCGCCGTCGGGACCGACGTCCGCCGGGTCATCCTCGTGGGCGGTGCCGCCCGGTCAGCCGCGCTGCAGCACGCAGTATCGGCGGTCTTCGGGCTGCCCGTGACGGTTCCCGAACCCGACGAATATGTGGCCAACGGCGCCGCCAAGCAGGCCGCCGGAGTGCTGGCGGGCAGCTGGCCGCAGTGGGCACAGTCCGGCACCAGCACTGTGGAAGCCGCTCCGGCGCCTGAGATCCTGCAGCGGTACCGGGCGGCCGCGGCCACCGTCCGGTGACGCTGCAGGCCTGAGCTGGCTCCGAGGCCACGGATAGGATTGACGCATGAGCTCAGAGGAAGTCGCATGCGTCATCTGTGGGCGTCCCGGGGTACTCACCTGGACGATCGACGGCGCGGCCGGTGCCGGCGTCGTCGATTTGTGTGTTGTGCACAGCAAGCCACTCACGGACGCCTTGGCCGCAGCGGCAGCAAAGCCGCGGAGCGAAGAAGCATCCGGGCAGAAGGCGCCGGAGCTGCCGCGGCGGGTGGCCCGGCGCGCGTCCTTTGAACCCCTGGACTGGGCCCCGCCGGCCGGCAGTTGAAACCGTCTGCCGGGACGCTGCTGCGTCCCGGCCGTACGGCGCTTAGCCGGCGGCTGTGCCGGGTTCCCTAATCAGCCACTGATCCGCGTCGGTGCGGGGGACGTAATAGAAGCCGCCCTTCCTGCTGGCTGCGTTGGGCGGTGCGTCCTTGTGATAGTTCACCACGACGTCGTTGTCGGCGAGCTCGCGAAGCCAATCAGCGAGCAGCCGATCTTCTTCCGGACTCAGTTTTCCGCCGCTCTTCTGCTTGGCGATGGCGCGGAAGCGGTCCATGACGGCGGTGGTCTTGTGCTCGTCCGCGATCTCCCAGGGCAGGACATCCTTGTACGTTGCCCGTTCCTTGGTGAAGCCGGCGCGGTCCAGGGCCCTCCAGACTGCAGCCTCAGTGACTCCGTACTGTTCGGCGATATCGATCAGGCGCAGGCCCTGTTTGCGGAGCTGGCGAAGGGTGGTGCTGTCGGGGAGCTTGCGTTCTGCGGGCAATGAATTTCCTTTGTTTCAGTGAACGTTGTTGCAAGATCTAAGTTAAACCTTCGGGGGCTTGAAGGTCAAGTCGTAGATTTGACCGTATCGCCGTGTTGCTCCCCGGACGGAGGTTATCCCCGCAGGGTTTCCCGGGCCGCAGCAAGGACGTTGTCCAGATGGATGCCGCGAAGATGCAGAATTTCGCTGCCCGAGCCGGACTCCCCGAACCGGTCGATGGAAACCACCCGGCCGCCGCTGCCGGCCCACCGGTACCAGGCGTCTCCGCGTCCGGCTTCGACCGTCACCCGGGCTGTCAGCCGGGCCGGGAGGACATGTTCGCGGTAGTCCGGGTCCTGCTCGCTGAACCATTCAACGCAGGGCATGGACACAACGCGCGAAGAAATGCCTTCGCCTTCGAGGACCTGCGCGGCCTCGACGGCGAGGGAGACTTCGCTGCCCGTGGCGATGAACGCCAGATCCTCCCCGCCGCCGTTCTGCCAGCGAACATATCCGCCCCGGCCGGCGCCGTCGTCGGCCGCCAGCGCGAACGGCAGAACGGGAAGCTTCTGCCGGCTCAGGGCAAGTGCCACCGGCCGGTCCGCAGACGCGAGCATGCGTCTCCACACGGCGAGCACTTCCACGGAGTCTGCGGGCCGGACCACATCCAGCCCGGGGACGGCCCGCAGCGAGGCGAGCTGTTCCACGGGCTGGTGCGTCGGCCCGTCTTCGCCCACCGCCACGGAGTCATGGGAGAAAACGTAAATCACCCCCAGCCCCATCAGCGCCGCGAGGCGAATGCTGGGACGCATGTAGTCGCTGAACACGAGGTAGGTGGAGCCAAAGGGCCGCCACGGTCCGTGCAGGGCAATGCCGCTCAGAGCCGCCGCCATGGCATGTTCCCGAACACCGAAGCGGATGAACTCACCGGACGGGTTCTGCGCGGAGAACGGTTCGCCGGGAACGGCCACGCTGGTGGAACCGCTCAGATCCGCCGAACCGCCCCAGAGAGCTGCAGTGGACCGCAGAGCCTGGAGAACCTCACCGTTGGTGGTGCGGGTGGCGATGAGGTCGCCTTGATTCCCCGCTGAAACTCCTGACAGCGCCGATGCATCGACTTCACCGGCGCGGAACCTGGTCCACCGCTCGGCGTCACCCGGGTGCTCCGCCGCCCACTGACCGTAGGCGCGTTCCCACTCGGAATACTGGTGGGCTCCGCGGTGGGTGGCCTTGCGGGTGTGCCGCAGTAACTCGTCGTCGACCAGGTCCTTGAGTCCGGCGTCGGGGGCATACCCCAGTGCTTTCTTCACCTCCGCCACTTCCTCGGCTCCGAACCCGCCGGAGTGGGCGGCAGGCGTGCCGCCAAACTTGCGGGAGGGAGCACCGATAACCGTCTTCACGGCAACAAAGGTGGGCCGGCCGGTCCTCTCGGCGGCCTGTCGAAGCACGGCTTCAACGGTGTCGAGATCGGTGATGTCGTCAATTTCGAGAACCCGCCAGTTGTACGACGCGTAGCGGGCGCGGACATCTTCGGAGAACGTTTCGCTCGTGGGGGAGTCGATGGTCACGCCGTTGTCATCCCAGATCATCACCAGGTTGTCCAGGCCCAGGGTGCCGGCGAGGCTCGAGGCTTCGGCCGATATGCCCTCCTGCAGGCAGCCGTCACCGGCAAGCGTCCAAACGGTGTGGTCCAGAAGGTCGGAACCGGGAGTGAAGACCGCCTGTTCATGGCGTGCGGCCGCTGCCATGCCGACGGCGGAGGCCACACCCTGCCCCAGCGGCCCGGTGCTCATTTCGACGCCGGGAGTGTGGTGAACCTCCGGGTGCCCCGGAGTCTTCGATCCCAGGGAACGACCGGCGGCCAGATCGGCCAGCGTCAGCCCGTAGCCCGTAAAGAAAAGCTGGATGTACAGCAGGAGGCTCGCATGTCCTGCGGACAGGACAAAGCGGTCCCTGGCAGGCCAGTCCGGGTGTGCGGGACAGTGGCGCAGGACCCTGGAGAACAAGACATAGGACAACGGCGCCATCGCCATGGCGGTTCCGGCGTGCCCGTGCCCCTTTTCCTGCACCAAGTGAGCGGGAATGGCCCGGGCAGCTGCGACCGCCCTCTGATCCAGGGAAAAATCGGACCCGGACTGTTCAGGCAAGCGGTTCTCAGTCACACCGTCACTGTGGCGCCGCAGCCGGACATAAGTCAACGGGGCGCGGATCCCCCGGGTTTTTTGGGGGCGAAGGCCCACTTGTCCTGAGTTCCATGGACAACGCTTCGTCACGATGGCACGGTGAAGAACGATGCATGGATCAGGACCTCCCAGTTTCCTAAGGATTCACCGTGGCCATGAACCTCGAAAATTCACTGTTTTCCATCAACCTCAAGGCGCCCGCAGCCGACTGGCGGGACGCGATTCGCCTGGCGGGCGATGGACTTGTTGCGGCCGGAGTCACCACCGGGGACTACACCGACCAGATGATCGCAGCAGTTGAAGAACACGGTCCGTACATCGTCATTGCTCCCGGTATAGCCCTTGCCCACGCGCGGCCCTCCGAAGCTGTCCTGAAGGGCGGGCTGAGCTGGGTAAGTCTCAAGGATCCGGTCAACTTCGGCCACGCGAAGAATGACCCGGTGACCCTGGTGATTGGCCTGGCCGCCACGGACCACACCGCACACATTGAAGTTCTCAAGGCGCTCGCCGGGGTCCTTGCCAACAAGGAACTCCGCGGCAGGCTGGAAGCGGCGACCACGGAAACGGAAGTGCGGGACCTGCTGAAAAGTTTGGACACCAACTAATCGCTCTCGATGGAAAGGCACCCCATGAAAATAGTTGCCGTTTGCGGCATGGGCATTGGAACCTCGGTGCTGTTGAAGATGAACGCGGAACAGGTCCTGAGGGACCTCGGCGTGGAAGGCGACGTCGAAGCAGCCGACATCGGTGTTGCCAGGGGCGCAGCCCAGTCCGCGGACATCGTCCTGACGAGTGATGAGCTCGCAGGGGAGATCGGCGAGGTCCCGGCCAAAGTGATCATTATCGACAACTTCGTCGACATGGACGAAATCAAAGAGAAACTCTCAGCAGCCATCGAATAGCCGCGTTCCCTGCCACCTAAAAGGCGTTTGCTGCCACCCCAAAAAAAGGAGTGCCTACGATGGACTGGCTTGTCGTCATTTTGAATTTCATCGGGCAACAAATTCTCAACGTACCGGCCTACCTCATTGGCATCATCACCGCTATCGGCCTGATCGCACTGCGCCGCAACTCCGGCCAGGTGGTGGGTGGGGCGCTGAAGGCCGCCCTGGGCTTCCTGATCCTCGGTGCGGGAGCAACGGTGGTGACGAACTCCCTGGATCCCCTCGGAACGCTCATCCTCGCGGTAACCGGTGCGCAGGGTGTGATTCCCACCAACGAGGTCATCACGGCTATTGCCCAGGAGGACTTCGGTGCCCAGAGCGCCTATGTCCTGACGCTTGGTTTTTTGGTGATGCTGTTGCTTGCCCGGTTCACGCCGCTGAAGTACGTCTTCCTCACGGGACACCACATGGTTTTTATGGCCACCATGCTCACCGTGGTGCTGTCGGTCGGTCTGGGCGAAGACCTGAGCTGGCTGGTGGTGATCATCGGAGCGGTTCTCCTGGGCGTTGTCATGGTGGTGATGCCGGCCTTTGTCCATCCCTGGACCAAAAAAGTTACCGGTAATGACACCATCGCCATCGGACACTTCGGAACTCTCGGATACATTGCGGCCGGTGCCGCAGGCCAGGCGGTGGGCCGCCGCAGCAAATCGACCGAGGACATCAAATTCCCGCAGGGCCTACGTTTCCTCCGGGATTCCATGGTGGCAACCGCTCTGTCCATGGTCCTGATCTACCTCGTCTTTTCCATTTGGGGTTTGATAGCTCTTCCCCGTGACGAGGCACTGGCCATCTTTGACGTTGCCGATGCCGGGGCGTTCATCATGGCCGGTTTTGGTTTGGCACTTCAGTTCGGCGTGGGCGTGGCCATCATTCTTTACGGTGTGCGCACCGTTTTGGGGGAGCTGGTTCCAGCGTTCCAGGGAATCGCCAATAAAGTTGTTCCCGGTGCCAAGGCGGCCCTGGACATCCCCATCGTTTTTCCCTTCGGTCAGAACGCTGTACTGATCGGGTTCCTCAGTTCATTCGCGGGCGGTCTGGTTGCCCTCGGGCTCCTGGCTGTTTGGCTCAACCCGGTCTTTGGGCTCGCCCTGATTCTTCCCGGCATGGTGCCCCACTTCTTCACCGGAGGCGGCGCCGGCGTTTACGGCAACGCCACCGGCGGACGCCGAGGTGCGATGGCCGGCGGCTTCATCAACGGGGTCATCATCACGATCCTGCCCGCAATCCTGCTCCAGGTGCTCGGCGAATTCGGTTTCGCGAACAGCACCTTCGGCGATGCGGACTTCGGCTGGTTCGGAACCATCATTGGGCTCAGCCTCCGGACCGGGACTGCAGGCGGAATTGTTCTCACCGTCCTGATCGCGTTGGTGCTCGTGGTCGCTGCGAGCATCTACCAACGCAAGGTCGTGGATGCGGGCTGGGTTCCCGGGGCCAAACGCGACAAATGGCTTGAGGAAGAAAAGGCAGCCGAGAAAGCACGTGCCGATGCCGCCAAAGCTGCCGCCAAGGATGCTGCCGACAAAGAGAAGGACGTGTAAACAAGGCAGTACTGCGCTCCATAAAGACAGGCAGAAGAAATATCAGCAATAAGCGGCCGTTGGCTATGCGGAATCCGAACAGGATCTGCGTAGCCAACGGCCGCTTTGGTGCGTGGTGCCACTCCCGGCTTGGACCCGCTGCCGCACCCGCTTGAGGACGCCGCAACACAGGCGAAATGAATAAGGTGCTGCACGCCCGTCATGCTTACGCTGGCCTTTCCGGACGTGAGGAGCACCAGCCATGAAACGCAGAATTCCCCAGTACAAAGAACTCCGAGACCTGGTCCAGTTCAAACCCTTTGATCTGGACCGGCGGCGGGCACGGCTGGCGAAAGCCACCAATGTCTGGGAACTGCGCGACATCGCGAAGCGGCGGATTCCCGCGGCAGCCTTCGACTACGTGGACGGCGGCTCGTTCGGCGAGCACGCCCTGAACCGCAACCGCGCCGCGTTCGATGACGTCGAATTTGTTCCGCACGTGCTGCGCGACGTCACCGGCGTGGACCTGCGCACCAAGATCGCCGGCACGGAGTCGGCGCTGCCCGTGGGCATCGGGCCCACCGGCCTGACCCGGCTCATGCACACTGAAGGCGAGATCGGAGGAGCCCAGGCCGCGGCCGCGTTCGGCATTCCGTTTTCACTGTCCACCATGGGCACGGCCTCGATCGAGGAGCTCGCCGCTGAAGTGCCCGACGCCGCCAAATGGTTCCAGCTCTACCTCTGGAAGGACCGCGGCCGGTCCCGGGAACTGGTGAACCGTGCCGCCGCCGCAGGCTACGGCGCGCTGATCGTCACGGTGGACACCCCCGTGGCTGGCGCCCGGCTGCGGGACACCCGCAACGGCATGACCATGCCGCCCACCCTCACGCCCAAGACCGTCCTGGACGCGTCCTACCGGCCCGAGTGGTGGTTCAACTTCCTCACCACCAAACCGCTGGGTTTCGCGAACTTCGAGGGCGAGCGGGTCTCCCTGGCAGAGACCGTCAACACCATGTTTGAGCCCTCCCTGAACTTCGAAGATCTGGGATGGCTGCGCGAGACCTGGCCCGGAAAACTGATCGTCAAGGGCATCCAGTCACCACAGGACGCGGTGGAATCCTTCGCCCGCGGCGCCGACGCCATTGTGGTGTCCAACCACGGCGGCCGGCAGTTGGACCGGGCCCCGGTGCCGCTGCGGATCCTGCCCGAGATCCGCTCCGCCGTCGGGCCCGACGCCGAAATCATTCTGGACTCGGGCATCATGTCCGGCGGCGACATCGTGGCCGCGATCGCCGCCGGGGCTGACTTCACGCTGATCGGCCGGGCCTATCTCTACGGGCTGATGGCCGGCGGCCGGCAGGGCGCCGAACGGACGCTGGAGCTGCTGCGCACCGAAATGACAGTGGTGATGCAGCTGCTCGGGGTCACCAGTTTGGCCGAGCTGACGCCGGAGCATGTGCGCCGGGTCTAGGCGCCTTATTCCTTGACCGCCCCTTCGAGCATGCCCTTGATGAAGTGCCGCTGCAGGATGAAGTAGAGCACCACCACGGGCAGCGCCACCAGCACGGCACCGGCTGCCAGCAGGGCGGTGCCCTGCGTGTACTGGCCCTGGAAAAACGCCAGGCCCAGCGGAGCCGTGCGGAACGCGCCGGTGGGGGACATGACCAGGGGAATCAGGAATTCGTTCCAGGTCCACATGAACACCAGCACCACCATGGTGGTGATTGCCGGGCGGCCCATGGGCATCAGGATGGACCACAAAATGCGTCCCGGGGAGGCGCCGTCCATCCGCGCCGCGTCCACGATCGCCGGGCTGACGCCGCGGAAATAGGTGCGCATCCAGTACGTCCCGAAGGCCACCGACTGCGCCACCTGCGGCATGGCCACCGCCCACACCGTATCCGTCAGGCCCAGGGCCCGCAGGTCGAAGAAGAGTGGAACCACTATGGCTTCGGCCGGCACCATGATGCCCAGCAGGAACAGGTAGAACAGGGCCTGGCTGCCGCGGAACGTCATGGTGCCGAAGGCGTAACCGGCCAGCACCGAGAGCACCACGGTCAGGGACACCACAATCACAGCCACCAGGACCGAGGTCCCCATGTACTGCCCGAAGCGG
This genomic interval from Arthrobacter sunyaminii contains the following:
- a CDS encoding xylulokinase, yielding MPLVAGVDSSTQSCKIVIRDAESGAVLRRGTARHAPGTEVDPESWWTALQAVVTAAGGIEDVAAIAVSGQQHGMVCLDADGAVVRPALLWNDVRSAAAARAMIDDAAASGGLDGAEYWARATGTVPVASITAAKLRWLAENEPENAARTAAVCLPHDWLSWRLAGYGPGSGAAGLAALCTDRSDASGTGYWSPATGKYLPEVLEQTLGHVPVLPRVLGPLEAELRTPAGQLIGAGSGDNAGAALGVGAEVGDVVVSVGTSGTVFAVSAAPTSDPTGLVAGFADATGHYLPLVCTLNGSRVLDATAALLNVDLPALTELAQAAGDGAGGLTMVPYFEGERTPNLPDATGSLHGMTLQNFTPENLARAAVEAIACSLADGLAALTAVGTDVRRVILVGGAARSAALQHAVSAVFGLPVTVPEPDEYVANGAAKQAAGVLAGSWPQWAQSGTSTVEAAPAPEILQRYRAAAATVR
- a CDS encoding class I mannose-6-phosphate isomerase; protein product: MTAPIFLPSNQPADRFYRGGEKIRAFRGTAASGERVPEDWVGSTTTLFGEPVLGLSEVSTGRLLRDEISADPASWLGPEHLARYGADTMVLVKLLDAGQRLPVHLHPEQDFAAEHLGRRHGKAEAWYILEGGSVHLGFNRAVSAEELRSWVDCQEVEAMLAAMHRVDVRPGDSVYVPPGCPHAIGSGIFLVEVQEPEDLSILLEWKDFAIEGTTQGHLGLGFDTALQATDTRALSTADLDALVVRGGTGDSTLAAAAGPYFRAERTDVAGTAVLDPGFSVLVVLDGAGTLTTADGAWPLAAGDTVLLPFSAGELQVAGTLSLMRCRPPRA
- a CDS encoding PTS sugar transporter subunit IIB, with protein sequence MKIVAVCGMGIGTSVLLKMNAEQVLRDLGVEGDVEAADIGVARGAAQSADIVLTSDELAGEIGEVPAKVIIIDNFVDMDEIKEKLSAAIE
- a CDS encoding alpha-hydroxy acid oxidase — its product is MKRRIPQYKELRDLVQFKPFDLDRRRARLAKATNVWELRDIAKRRIPAAAFDYVDGGSFGEHALNRNRAAFDDVEFVPHVLRDVTGVDLRTKIAGTESALPVGIGPTGLTRLMHTEGEIGGAQAAAAFGIPFSLSTMGTASIEELAAEVPDAAKWFQLYLWKDRGRSRELVNRAAAAGYGALIVTVDTPVAGARLRDTRNGMTMPPTLTPKTVLDASYRPEWWFNFLTTKPLGFANFEGERVSLAETVNTMFEPSLNFEDLGWLRETWPGKLIVKGIQSPQDAVESFARGADAIVVSNHGGRQLDRAPVPLRILPEIRSAVGPDAEIILDSGIMSGGDIVAAIAAGADFTLIGRAYLYGLMAGGRQGAERTLELLRTEMTVVMQLLGVTSLAELTPEHVRRV
- a CDS encoding ABC transporter substrate-binding protein, giving the protein MKALKSAALLGALALSALSLSACTEDMNASAGGEQSTEVKAVGLMVQDLGNPFFNSMKNGVEAAAKDLGATFSAQDGRQDLAAQNDQIDAFIQQGIDVLLINAVDSEGVGPAVQRARDAGITVVAVDVGAKNAEATVTTDNVQAGRLACESLIEQIGGKGEILIVDGTPTTSIQDRVTGCEEALAAAPDVKVVGQQNGDNGREKALTLTTDMLTASPNIAGIFGVNDPTALGANLAAQQAGKTDLIITGVDGSPEAVAEMGKGTSMFKGTAAQDPNLLGSTALEMAVKLRAGETLEEDTVLVPSSLVDAANLSSYKGWK
- a CDS encoding PTS sugar transporter subunit IIA, with product MNLENSLFSINLKAPAADWRDAIRLAGDGLVAAGVTTGDYTDQMIAAVEEHGPYIVIAPGIALAHARPSEAVLKGGLSWVSLKDPVNFGHAKNDPVTLVIGLAATDHTAHIEVLKALAGVLANKELRGRLEAATTETEVRDLLKSLDTN
- a CDS encoding LacI family DNA-binding transcriptional regulator, with the protein product MNADSHHQGRRPTMTDVAQRAGVSLKTVSRVVNGVQSVDAQMASRVQEAAEELGYRPNFAAAVLRSGSSTATIGLLIKDLRNEFYATIAAAVADVARANGFQLITSYSGENADDELEAVQDLCRRRVDGLLIVPTSGDHAGLQKEMDLGTPMVFLDRRPEGLDADAVVLDNFAGARAGAGLLLDEGHTRIGILIDTLKMPTMGQRLDGVRQAYADRGLPFDESQVVHNVATPEKAARRMDAILAEEQPPTAFFCGNNRSGVGALRALWAHRRAEPLVCFDDFHLSDLMPRPLTVISYDNYALGALGAELLFRRIRGEDFDPETVVLPTQLSRRGTSTDCPPDPGTASQPTEGIQ
- a CDS encoding transketolase family protein, which gives rise to MTENRLPEQSGSDFSLDQRAVAAARAIPAHLVQEKGHGHAGTAMAMAPLSYVLFSRVLRHCPAHPDWPARDRFVLSAGHASLLLYIQLFFTGYGLTLADLAAGRSLGSKTPGHPEVHHTPGVEMSTGPLGQGVASAVGMAAAARHEQAVFTPGSDLLDHTVWTLAGDGCLQEGISAEASSLAGTLGLDNLVMIWDDNGVTIDSPTSETFSEDVRARYASYNWRVLEIDDITDLDTVEAVLRQAAERTGRPTFVAVKTVIGAPSRKFGGTPAAHSGGFGAEEVAEVKKALGYAPDAGLKDLVDDELLRHTRKATHRGAHQYSEWERAYGQWAAEHPGDAERWTRFRAGEVDASALSGVSAGNQGDLIATRTTNGEVLQALRSTAALWGGSADLSGSTSVAVPGEPFSAQNPSGEFIRFGVREHAMAAALSGIALHGPWRPFGSTYLVFSDYMRPSIRLAALMGLGVIYVFSHDSVAVGEDGPTHQPVEQLASLRAVPGLDVVRPADSVEVLAVWRRMLASADRPVALALSRQKLPVLPFALAADDGAGRGGYVRWQNGGGEDLAFIATGSEVSLAVEAAQVLEGEGISSRVVSMPCVEWFSEQDPDYREHVLPARLTARVTVEAGRGDAWYRWAGSGGRVVSIDRFGESGSGSEILHLRGIHLDNVLAAARETLRG
- a CDS encoding PTS ascorbate transporter subunit IIC — encoded protein: MDWLVVILNFIGQQILNVPAYLIGIITAIGLIALRRNSGQVVGGALKAALGFLILGAGATVVTNSLDPLGTLILAVTGAQGVIPTNEVITAIAQEDFGAQSAYVLTLGFLVMLLLARFTPLKYVFLTGHHMVFMATMLTVVLSVGLGEDLSWLVVIIGAVLLGVVMVVMPAFVHPWTKKVTGNDTIAIGHFGTLGYIAAGAAGQAVGRRSKSTEDIKFPQGLRFLRDSMVATALSMVLIYLVFSIWGLIALPRDEALAIFDVADAGAFIMAGFGLALQFGVGVAIILYGVRTVLGELVPAFQGIANKVVPGAKAALDIPIVFPFGQNAVLIGFLSSFAGGLVALGLLAVWLNPVFGLALILPGMVPHFFTGGGAGVYGNATGGRRGAMAGGFINGVIITILPAILLQVLGEFGFANSTFGDADFGWFGTIIGLSLRTGTAGGIVLTVLIALVLVVAASIYQRKVVDAGWVPGAKRDKWLEEEKAAEKARADAAKAAAKDAADKEKDV